In a genomic window of Glycine max cultivar Williams 82 chromosome 13, Glycine_max_v4.0, whole genome shotgun sequence:
- the LOC100796587 gene encoding SUN domain-containing protein 1 yields the protein MSASTVSITAANPGTRRRPVIATEKKTATSLELLANDVAVSPAVATSGDGATGRDLSHHSIRGEALLDRAPRDLTPAKKVAGAGPNSASGPPRRTRKPAAKSEKPRWLTLVSIFGKNLVLLVVLAGLVQLIRRMSLKSGDAAAGGFAGFSEFEGRISDVEGLLKKTAKMIQVQVDVVDKKIEDEVRGLRKELNEKIEEKGVILESGLKKLEAKNEELEKYLSELKGENWLSKEEFEKFVEEVRSVKGSGYEGGGLDEIREFARGVIEKEIEKHAADGLGRVDYALASGGGTVVKHSEVFDLGRGNWFLKSARNGVNPNAEKMLKPSFGEPGQCFPLKDTRGFVQIRLRTAIIPEAVTLEHVAKSVAYDRSSAPKDCRVSGWLQEHNADSAIDTEKMHLLSEFTYDLEKSNAQTFNVLNSAASGVINMVRLDFTSNHGSPSHTCIYRFRVHGHEPDSVSMMALES from the exons ATGTCGGCTTCCACGGTGTCCATCACGGCGGCGAACCCGGGGACTCGTCGGAGACCGGTGATCGCCACTGAGAAGAAAACCGCCACTAGCCTCGAACTCCTCGCCAACGACGTCGCCGTCTCCCCGGCCGTCGCCACTTCCGGAGACGGCGCCACCGGGCGCGACCTCAGCCATCACTCGATCCGCGGCGAGGCGCTCCTCGACCGGGCGCCCCGTGACTTGACTCCAGCGAAGAAGGTCGCCGGCGCCGGCCCAAACTCGGCGTCGGGCCCGCCGCGGCGGACTCGGAAGCCCGCCGCAAAGTCCGAGAAGCCGCGGTGGCTCACGTTGGTGAGCATTTTCGGGAAGAATTTGGTGCTCTTGGTGGTGCTGGCTGGGCTGGTCCAGTTGATCCGGCGGATGTCGTTGAAATCTGGCGATGCCGCGGCAGGCGGGTTCGCTGGGTTTTCGGAATTCGAGGGCCGGATTTCGGATGTGGAGGGGCTGTTGAAGAAGACAGCAAAGATGATTCAGGTTCAAGTTGATGTGGTGGATAAGAAGATTGAGGATGAGGTTAGAGGGTTAAGGAAGGAGCTAAATGAGAAAATTGAGGAGAAAGGGGTAATTTTGGAAAGTGGGTTGAAGAAATTGGAGGCAAAGAATGAGGAATTAGAGAAGTATTTGAGTGAGTTGAAGGGAGAGAATTGGTTATCAAAGGAAGAGTTTGAGAAGTTTGTTGAGGAAGTAAGGAGTGTGAAGGGGAGTGGGTATGAGGGTGGTGGGTTGGATGAGATAAGAGAGTTTGCAAGAGGGGTGATTGAGAAGGAGATTGAGAAGCATGCTGCTGATGGGCTTGGGAGAGTGGATTATGCTCTTGCCAGCGGCGGTGGTACGGTGGTGAAGCATTCGGAGGTGTTTGATCTGGGGAGGGGCAATTGGTTCTTGAAGTCTGCTAGAAATGGTGTCAACCCCAACGCCGAGAAGATGTTGAAACCGAGCTTTGGCGAGCCTGGGCAGTGTTTCCCCTTGAAGGATACTAGAGGGTTTGTGCAGATCAGGCTCCGCACTGCCATCATTCCCGAGGCTGTCACCTTGGAACATGTAGCAAAG AGTGTTGCATATGATAGATCAAGTGCTCCTAAAGACTGCAGAGTCTCTGGTTGGCTGCAGGAGCATAATGCTGATTCTGCAATTGATACTGAAAAGATGCATCTTCTATCAGAATTTACATATGACCTTGAGAAGAGCAATGCTCAAACATTCAACGTGTTGAATTCAGCAGCTTCTGGTGTAATCAACATGGTGAGGCTCGATTTTACATCCAACCATGGAAGCCCTTCACACACATGTATATATCGCTTTAGAGTTCATGGTCACGAGCCTGACTCGGTTTCTATGATGGCATTGGAGTCATAA